The following are encoded together in the Streptomyces sp. NBC_01465 genome:
- a CDS encoding TadE/TadG family type IV pilus assembly protein, with protein MTRTAHRTRWAWLRARFAARGDRGAGSVELAILVVVVLILAVGTIQVGLYLHARKVAQSAARQGVDAGRQFGATNSDGVAQARQFLDRFGNSVRGAQVSANGSTPVEIRITVTGHVATLVPGLELDVTQYADAPLERWTNP; from the coding sequence ATGACACGGACAGCGCACCGTACGCGGTGGGCCTGGCTGCGGGCCCGTTTCGCGGCCCGCGGGGACCGGGGCGCGGGCAGTGTCGAGCTCGCGATCCTCGTCGTGGTGGTCCTCATCCTGGCGGTCGGCACCATCCAGGTCGGCCTCTACCTCCATGCCCGCAAGGTCGCCCAGTCCGCGGCCCGCCAGGGAGTCGACGCCGGGCGACAGTTCGGCGCCACCAACTCCGACGGTGTCGCCCAAGCGAGGCAGTTCCTCGACCGGTTCGGGAATTCGGTGCGCGGCGCCCAGGTCTCCGCGAACGGCAGCACCCCCGTGGAGATCCGCATCACCGTCACCGGGCACGTCGCCACCCTCGTCCCCGGCCTGGAACTGGACGTCACCCAGTACGCGGACGCCCCACTCGAGCGGTGGACGAACCCGTGA
- a CDS encoding TadE/TadG family type IV pilus assembly protein, translating to MSVFFAVVAVALFMVLGLLVDGGGALNAGNRATSLAQEAARTAGQQLDPAQAIEGTAITIDPQAAQAAAQDYLAAAHVEGDVQITGGGTTLTVTVHTTYKTLFAPLVGKPTINVTGSATAHLQTHAGG from the coding sequence ATGTCGGTGTTCTTCGCCGTGGTCGCGGTCGCCCTGTTCATGGTGCTGGGGCTGCTCGTCGACGGCGGCGGCGCGTTGAATGCGGGCAACCGGGCAACCTCGCTGGCCCAAGAGGCCGCCCGCACCGCAGGCCAGCAACTCGACCCGGCCCAGGCCATCGAGGGCACCGCGATCACCATCGACCCCCAGGCCGCGCAGGCCGCCGCCCAGGACTACCTGGCGGCCGCGCACGTAGAAGGCGACGTGCAGATCACCGGCGGGGGCACCACCCTCACCGTGACCGTCCACACCACTTACAAGACCCTGTTCGCCCCGCTGGTGGGCAAGCCGACGATCAACGTGACCGGCAGCGCAACCGCCCATCTGCAGACCCACGCTGGAGGCTGA
- a CDS encoding restriction endonuclease translates to MHINWPTTLSLPDYSESQLQTSLQRRVSEATDDDLLAAFLHWTAGQIALDFMVEAEFFAEKVQAAQDQLEGLVVPAGKPNAVGYRYAHAILRRVLKEAGDAVASASRQATDVLLHLRDLTVHDLTSGYRAGAEASPSGLECIGKLRTGLLHLERGVARAHARHRDEMHHLALVEEALDRFLASDDSMPLERIHAMTPNEFEQAVAALARRDGHQIIRESGGARDLGADVIAITPDQLRIVFQCKHRQAGVGKVGSPDIQTLNGTARPEHNADIVIAVTNGAFTKPARDFAYTHDIHLLGQTQLKRWATWGEPLLTLLQPSADRRHSITAS, encoded by the coding sequence ATGCACATCAACTGGCCAACGACCCTGTCCTTGCCTGACTACTCCGAGTCCCAGCTCCAGACGAGCTTGCAGCGCCGAGTTTCAGAGGCGACGGACGACGACCTACTGGCCGCCTTTCTCCACTGGACCGCGGGCCAGATAGCCCTGGACTTCATGGTGGAGGCAGAGTTCTTCGCAGAGAAGGTCCAAGCCGCACAAGATCAGTTGGAGGGTCTGGTGGTGCCCGCAGGGAAGCCCAACGCTGTGGGCTACCGCTACGCACACGCAATTCTTCGCAGGGTGCTCAAAGAGGCTGGGGATGCGGTAGCGAGCGCCAGTCGGCAAGCGACGGACGTCCTGCTTCACCTGCGGGACCTGACAGTTCACGACCTCACGAGCGGATACAGAGCCGGGGCAGAGGCATCACCTTCCGGGCTGGAGTGCATCGGCAAGCTGAGAACAGGTCTGCTCCACCTTGAACGTGGGGTGGCGAGAGCTCACGCGCGACACCGGGATGAGATGCACCATCTCGCCCTGGTCGAAGAGGCACTGGACCGTTTCCTGGCCTCGGACGACAGCATGCCCCTGGAACGCATCCACGCCATGACGCCGAACGAGTTCGAGCAGGCTGTCGCGGCGTTGGCGAGGCGCGATGGCCATCAAATCATTCGAGAATCCGGGGGCGCTCGTGACCTGGGAGCAGATGTGATCGCGATAACCCCCGATCAGCTGCGCATCGTGTTCCAGTGCAAGCACCGACAGGCCGGCGTCGGCAAGGTCGGTTCACCTGACATCCAGACCCTCAACGGCACCGCCCGCCCGGAGCACAACGCTGACATCGTCATCGCCGTGACCAATGGGGCGTTCACCAAACCCGCGCGCGACTTCGCGTACACGCATGACATCCACCTGCTGGGCCAGACACAACTGAAGCGGTGGGCCACTTGGGGTGAGCCTCTGCTGACCTTGTTGCAGCCCAGTGCAGACAGACGACACAGCATCACAGCGAGTTGA
- a CDS encoding TadE family protein — MSRLARFLNPRSGRDLGSFSVEVAILAPCLIAILCLMIAFGRITDAKGAVDSAARSAARAASLERDAGSAQQQAQAAAARSLDGDGITCRTTSVVVDTAGYALDIGQDATVTATIACTADLSDIGLPGLPGSKTITASWTSPLDTYRGRQ, encoded by the coding sequence GTGAGCCGACTCGCGCGCTTCCTCAACCCGCGGAGCGGCCGGGACCTGGGCAGTTTCTCCGTGGAGGTCGCGATCCTGGCACCCTGCCTCATCGCGATCCTCTGCCTGATGATCGCGTTCGGGCGGATCACCGACGCGAAGGGCGCCGTGGACAGCGCCGCCCGCTCCGCCGCACGGGCCGCTTCCCTGGAGCGCGACGCGGGCAGCGCCCAGCAGCAGGCCCAGGCCGCTGCCGCACGCAGCCTGGACGGTGACGGGATCACCTGCCGCACCACCAGCGTCGTCGTCGACACCGCCGGATACGCCCTGGACATCGGCCAGGACGCCACGGTCACCGCGACCATCGCCTGCACCGCGGACCTCTCCGACATCGGCCTGCCCGGCCTGCCCGGATCCAAGACGATCACCGCATCCTGGACCAGCCCCCTGGACACCTATCGGGGGCGACAGTGA
- a CDS encoding DUF192 domain-containing protein, with translation MSNLPDPLQDGHARLDSAGHDIPLEIAASRQARTRGLLGRTGFDGAILLAPSSSVHSLRMRFAIDVAYVDKTLTVIDVRTMKPNRVGVPRVRARYVLEAAAGAMASWGIGAGTSLSIGVAPVPAP, from the coding sequence ATGTCGAACCTCCCTGATCCCCTGCAAGACGGGCACGCCCGCCTGGACAGCGCAGGACACGACATCCCCCTGGAGATAGCCGCCTCCCGCCAGGCCCGCACCCGCGGCCTGCTCGGCCGGACCGGATTCGACGGGGCGATCCTCCTCGCCCCCAGCTCCAGCGTTCACTCACTGCGGATGCGTTTCGCCATCGACGTCGCCTACGTCGACAAGACCCTGACGGTCATCGACGTCCGCACGATGAAGCCCAACCGGGTCGGAGTCCCCCGAGTCCGAGCCCGCTACGTCCTGGAAGCCGCAGCTGGCGCCATGGCGAGCTGGGGAATCGGTGCGGGGACTTCCCTGTCGATCGGCGTTGCTCCGGTCCCTGCTCCCTGA
- a CDS encoding type II secretion system F family protein, giving the protein MIPLDVVLPAAASGVLIGLAVGAAWPARPDLAAALHRLDAANFTPGSALSPTAVPGTGSLAEKVGSRLLAETGTSITLPYKDLNLLRISPAAHLGKRVLAAVFGLLAPQLLQGMLLLTGSPFPLSIPVIGSLGLAVMFWLAPGRDVRRDAATARLVVRHSVASYLERVALARIAGSAASQALTRTAEVGDGWIFVRIRQVFDQAELSGVTAWDALKQLGEELDIPELARPADTLALAGDGAAVYTTLQAQARQLRIALLTDTKAEANAASTTMILPVIAGVVLMLVFIIVPITNSILDS; this is encoded by the coding sequence ATGATCCCCCTTGATGTGGTGCTGCCCGCCGCTGCGAGCGGCGTCCTGATCGGGCTCGCGGTGGGGGCCGCCTGGCCTGCCCGCCCGGACCTGGCCGCCGCCCTGCACCGCCTGGACGCGGCGAACTTCACCCCCGGCTCCGCCCTGTCCCCCACCGCCGTGCCCGGCACCGGATCCTTGGCCGAGAAGGTCGGCTCCCGGTTGCTGGCCGAGACCGGCACCTCCATCACGCTGCCGTACAAGGACCTAAACCTGCTGCGGATCTCACCGGCCGCGCACCTGGGCAAGCGGGTACTGGCCGCCGTGTTCGGGCTGCTGGCCCCGCAGTTGCTGCAGGGCATGCTGCTCCTGACTGGTAGCCCCTTCCCGCTGTCCATCCCTGTGATCGGCTCTCTCGGGCTGGCGGTCATGTTCTGGCTGGCCCCGGGACGCGACGTGCGCAGGGATGCGGCCACGGCCCGCCTGGTCGTACGCCACTCCGTCGCCTCCTACCTGGAGCGCGTGGCCCTGGCGAGGATCGCCGGATCTGCCGCATCCCAGGCGTTGACCCGTACCGCTGAGGTCGGCGACGGGTGGATTTTCGTGCGGATCCGGCAGGTCTTCGACCAGGCCGAGCTGTCCGGTGTCACCGCATGGGACGCCCTCAAGCAGCTCGGCGAAGAACTCGACATCCCCGAACTCGCCCGCCCCGCCGACACTCTGGCCCTGGCCGGGGACGGCGCCGCCGTCTACACCACCCTCCAGGCCCAGGCCCGCCAGCTGCGCATCGCGCTGCTCACCGACACGAAGGCGGAGGCGAACGCGGCCTCCACCACGATGATCCTGCCCGTCATCGCAGGCGTCGTCCTCATGCTCGTCTTCATCATCGTCCCGATCACCAACAGCATTCTCGACAGCTGA
- a CDS encoding LysM peptidoglycan-binding domain-containing protein: protein MAHHTPGPLRTLGLLIRALFGLAVLAALVGGVPYVLLAIGHQPAELIGSGTGLMSRDDGTLLLVVVTLIGWAAWAAFTLSALVEVVAVARRRSAPRIKGLSGLQSFASFLVGAIVLLAPTAASAATSTPAHAVTQSAGHQTPGTTTSTSPTASSEESTAWPTHTVTSTTESPWGLAVDTLGNGQRWKDIAALNPDIPELQGGDIYLPLGTVIKLPADARPQITTSPPAPRTTTAAAATRTAPASAHQSATPVQDAGKDHKEKEELSSVESGNDSAHTTEETVRSGNTLWGLAEDAYGDANKWPKIYNANKGVIGGNPDLIFPGQHLVIPPQDGHTTAPAPRTGHSPTHPPKTQTPDQDKATPTAPSAPDSGSRQNTAPPSSPSARATTTPGPAPSRTAGPSATSPAPAPAASSTPDQSAHRTPVPVARAAEEDGEQSVAPATLWLGAGVLAAALVGTLATRRRLQQRRRRVGRRIPMPTGSAAATEQSLRAVQQPLDLLDTALRTLALNLASVRRELPVIEAVVLHDARIELHLAADTTPCKPFTATNGRQDLWTCTATSPDLADAEALTTTGAPYPALVSLGWDPQGHLVLIDLEHVGILHLAGDVDLARHVLQAISVELANTPLSDHLELTAFGTTAPGLEAAAPERVARTQDMGQAVTELAAHTAEQRHALTTIGANSLRAARLQDDTGGAFTPHVVLAQDLDTAVADPTAVTALFDALSSLPRTAGAVVTAAPTQDLSASRAWTLDCQGADQLVVLPGSGLPVHLQGLSDSHFADAIELLTLAASDTDVPAPAWTEAQPAPQVWENPYANEEEGALPTEYAELEQDLLGTDDPEEPEDRDVEEAAEDATGAPEEAKKEPATGLSLAEVLNDDPEASAAAAPAAPGDVLPLTSAYAAPLLQAVSVTAPAPTAQAVTEASAGAESPVLESVMVEGPGPVLSLLGPLRIDGEQGRVDPSRKRINLELVTFLALHPGADHHEIDEALWPGQVGGKQRRDPVISRTRSWLGRANFPRIQDNPDRRYRLGPNVTSDWEKFKNLALQGKADRGEDGDLALRRALSLVRGRPLSATDTTRYTWATTDIEEMLAAIVDTAHHLSTRRREAGDTSGALWAAHRGLLADDSNEILHRAIFRAHHQAGDIAALRDAAHRLRTINDGIDGGVTVEDDTAELLQDLLPRTATHH, encoded by the coding sequence GTGGCCCACCACACCCCCGGCCCCCTGCGCACCCTCGGCCTCCTCATCCGCGCGCTGTTCGGCCTCGCCGTGCTGGCCGCCCTGGTTGGCGGTGTGCCGTACGTGCTGCTGGCCATCGGCCACCAGCCGGCCGAACTCATCGGCAGCGGCACCGGGTTAATGTCCCGCGACGACGGCACCCTGCTCCTGGTCGTCGTCACCCTCATCGGCTGGGCCGCCTGGGCGGCCTTCACCCTCTCCGCCCTGGTCGAAGTCGTAGCCGTCGCACGCCGCCGCTCCGCCCCCCGCATCAAGGGCCTGAGCGGCCTGCAGTCCTTCGCCTCGTTCCTGGTCGGCGCGATCGTACTGCTCGCCCCGACCGCCGCCTCCGCGGCCACCTCCACCCCAGCACACGCAGTGACCCAGTCCGCCGGCCACCAGACACCCGGCACCACAACGAGCACCTCGCCGACGGCGTCCTCGGAGGAGAGCACCGCCTGGCCAACGCACACCGTCACTTCCACGACCGAGTCCCCCTGGGGCCTGGCCGTGGACACCCTCGGCAACGGACAACGGTGGAAGGACATCGCCGCCCTCAACCCCGACATCCCCGAACTCCAGGGCGGGGACATCTACCTGCCGCTCGGAACGGTCATCAAGCTGCCCGCCGACGCCCGCCCCCAGATCACCACCTCTCCCCCGGCCCCCCGTACGACAACTGCCGCAGCCGCCACGAGGACGGCCCCGGCCTCTGCCCACCAGTCGGCCACCCCCGTGCAGGACGCGGGCAAGGACCACAAGGAGAAGGAGGAGCTGTCCTCTGTGGAGAGCGGCAACGACTCCGCTCACACCACGGAGGAGACGGTCCGTAGCGGCAACACGCTCTGGGGCCTCGCGGAGGACGCGTACGGCGACGCCAACAAGTGGCCGAAGATCTACAACGCCAACAAGGGTGTGATCGGCGGGAATCCTGATCTGATCTTCCCGGGCCAACATCTCGTCATCCCTCCGCAGGACGGGCACACCACAGCGCCCGCACCACGCACCGGTCACAGCCCAACGCACCCTCCCAAAACCCAGACGCCGGACCAGGACAAGGCCACCCCGACCGCGCCGTCGGCTCCAGATTCGGGCAGCCGCCAGAACACGGCTCCCCCGTCCTCGCCCTCCGCGAGGGCCACTACCACTCCCGGTCCGGCCCCGAGCCGTACGGCCGGGCCGTCGGCAACCTCCCCGGCCCCCGCTCCAGCAGCCTCCTCCACCCCAGATCAAAGCGCGCACCGCACCCCGGTGCCGGTAGCCCGGGCGGCCGAGGAGGACGGCGAGCAGTCCGTGGCCCCGGCCACCCTGTGGCTTGGGGCCGGGGTGCTGGCGGCCGCCCTGGTCGGCACGCTGGCCACCCGGCGCAGGCTGCAGCAGCGCCGCCGCCGGGTCGGCCGGCGCATCCCCATGCCCACCGGGAGCGCGGCCGCCACCGAGCAGTCGCTGCGCGCGGTCCAACAACCCCTCGATCTTCTGGACACCGCGCTGCGTACGCTCGCCCTCAACCTCGCGAGCGTCCGACGTGAACTACCCGTCATCGAAGCGGTCGTTCTCCACGATGCGCGCATCGAGCTCCACCTGGCCGCCGACACGACCCCGTGCAAGCCCTTCACCGCCACCAACGGCCGCCAGGATCTGTGGACCTGCACCGCCACCAGCCCCGACCTCGCAGATGCCGAGGCCCTCACCACCACCGGCGCCCCCTACCCGGCCCTGGTCTCGCTCGGCTGGGACCCCCAGGGACATCTGGTCCTCATCGACCTCGAGCACGTCGGGATCCTCCACCTCGCCGGCGACGTGGACCTGGCCCGGCACGTTCTGCAGGCCATCTCCGTTGAACTCGCCAACACCCCGCTGTCGGACCATCTTGAGCTCACCGCCTTCGGAACCACCGCACCCGGCCTGGAAGCAGCGGCTCCCGAACGCGTCGCCCGCACCCAGGACATGGGCCAGGCCGTCACCGAACTCGCCGCCCATACCGCCGAGCAACGCCACGCCCTGACCACCATCGGCGCCAACTCCCTGCGAGCCGCCCGGTTGCAGGACGACACCGGGGGCGCGTTCACCCCGCACGTCGTCCTCGCCCAGGACCTGGACACCGCTGTCGCCGACCCCACTGCGGTCACCGCACTGTTCGATGCGCTCTCCTCGCTGCCGCGCACCGCCGGCGCGGTGGTGACCGCCGCCCCCACCCAGGACCTGTCCGCGAGCCGCGCCTGGACGCTCGACTGCCAGGGCGCAGATCAGCTGGTCGTGCTTCCCGGATCCGGACTGCCGGTGCATCTGCAAGGGTTGAGCGACAGCCACTTCGCTGACGCGATCGAGCTGCTCACCCTCGCCGCGAGCGACACCGACGTGCCCGCCCCCGCGTGGACCGAGGCCCAGCCCGCGCCCCAGGTCTGGGAGAACCCGTACGCGAACGAGGAGGAGGGCGCCCTGCCCACCGAGTACGCCGAACTCGAGCAGGACCTCCTGGGCACAGACGACCCGGAAGAACCAGAAGACCGGGACGTGGAGGAGGCGGCGGAAGATGCAACGGGCGCGCCGGAGGAGGCGAAGAAGGAGCCCGCGACCGGGCTCTCGCTCGCCGAAGTCCTCAACGACGACCCCGAGGCCTCGGCCGCGGCGGCGCCCGCGGCTCCCGGTGATGTGCTCCCCCTGACCAGTGCGTATGCCGCTCCCCTGCTGCAGGCGGTCAGTGTCACCGCCCCCGCGCCAACCGCGCAGGCCGTGACCGAGGCCTCGGCGGGCGCAGAAAGCCCCGTGTTGGAATCGGTCATGGTGGAGGGGCCGGGGCCGGTCCTGTCGCTGCTCGGACCGCTGCGCATCGACGGGGAACAGGGACGTGTCGACCCCAGCCGTAAACGCATCAACTTGGAGCTGGTCACCTTCCTCGCGCTGCACCCCGGCGCCGACCACCACGAGATCGATGAAGCGCTCTGGCCCGGCCAGGTCGGCGGCAAGCAGCGCCGCGATCCCGTCATCAGCCGCACCCGCTCATGGCTCGGGCGCGCCAACTTCCCCCGGATCCAGGACAACCCCGACCGCCGCTACCGCCTCGGCCCGAATGTCACCAGCGACTGGGAGAAGTTCAAGAACCTTGCTCTCCAAGGGAAAGCGGACCGTGGCGAAGACGGTGATCTCGCGCTGCGCCGTGCGCTCTCCCTCGTACGGGGGCGCCCGCTCTCCGCGACCGACACCACCCGCTACACCTGGGCCACGACCGACATCGAGGAGATGCTCGCCGCGATCGTGGACACCGCCCACCACCTGTCCACCCGACGGCGCGAGGCCGGCGACACCAGCGGCGCCCTGTGGGCGGCCCACCGCGGGCTGCTCGCCGACGACAGCAACGAAATCCTCCACCGGGCGATCTTCCGCGCCCACCACCAGGCCGGGGACATCGCCGCGTTGAGGGATGCCGCCCATCGCCTGCGCACCATCAACGACGGCATCGACGGCGGTGTGACCGTGGAAGACGACACCGCCGAACTCCTGCAGGATCTGCTGCCGCGCACCGCCACCCATCACTGA
- a CDS encoding pentapeptide repeat-containing protein: MANLTPGTAIDYRGTPFTGSLLASLLRALRDPTTRQPRLGRARFGEAQFSGPAQFNRAQFSGDARFGGAQFSGPAQFNRAQFSRDAQFDGAQFSDAGFSRAQFSGPARFGGAQFSGPAQFGEARFSHYAQFGGAHFTDDAEFSRAQFSDDARFVGAQFSGNGWFDDVQFSGDARFGGARFSRYAQFSRAQFSGPAQFDRAQFSDDAGFSQAQFSDDASFGEAQFSGPARFGEAQFSGPARFDGTRFSGDAWFGGTQFSGDAQFFGTQFAVMSWFGPVVCGQRVDLSGAIFEVSVTLEIAAREVRCARTRWQSTAIVRLRYATADLSHAALSFPVAITAYPVPFAAEGDALVNESLLTGIAGVRVASLQGVDAAHLVLTDIDLTDCLFSGAFHLDQLRLVGRCSFATAPVGVHLHGIWPVRWTRRRILAEEHHWRAQNARQPLPVPGQAPASLSLAWRPGPHHPDPDLTPDPEDVAVVYRQLRKAFEDGKDEPGAADFYYGEMEMRRHDRTGTPPGERGLLFGYWLLSGYGLRSSRALAWLLAAMSLTVLLLMGFGLTSYEPDPATAGTLHGNKINLTTSSPAPALHGDWSQRMTWPRTEKAIRVAINSVVFRSSGQNLTTAGTYIEMASRLLEPTLLALAVLAVRGRIKR, encoded by the coding sequence TTGGCCAACCTGACGCCCGGTACCGCCATCGACTATCGCGGCACCCCTTTCACCGGGTCGCTCCTCGCTTCTCTCCTTCGCGCCCTGCGTGATCCCACTACTCGGCAACCCCGCCTCGGCCGCGCCCGGTTCGGCGAGGCGCAGTTCTCCGGCCCTGCCCAGTTCAATCGGGCGCAGTTCTCCGGCGACGCCCGGTTCGGCGGGGCGCAGTTCTCCGGCCCTGCCCAGTTCAACCGGGCGCAGTTCTCCCGCGATGCTCAGTTCGACGGGGCGCAGTTCTCCGACGCCGGGTTCAGCCGGGCTCAGTTCTCCGGACCTGCCCGGTTCGGCGGAGCTCAGTTCTCCGGACCTGCCCAGTTTGGCGAGGCTCGGTTCTCTCACTACGCCCAGTTCGGCGGGGCGCACTTCACCGACGACGCCGAGTTCAGCCGGGCGCAGTTCTCCGACGACGCCCGGTTCGTCGGGGCGCAGTTCTCGGGCAACGGTTGGTTCGACGATGTGCAGTTCTCGGGTGACGCCCGGTTTGGCGGGGCTCGGTTCTCCCGCTACGCCCAGTTCAGCCGGGCTCAGTTCTCCGGCCCTGCCCAGTTCGACCGGGCGCAGTTCTCCGACGACGCCGGGTTCAGCCAGGCGCAGTTCTCCGACGACGCTTCGTTCGGCGAGGCTCAGTTCTCCGGCCCTGCCCGATTCGGCGAAGCTCAGTTCTCCGGCCCTGCCCGGTTCGACGGGACACGGTTCTCCGGCGACGCCTGGTTCGGCGGGACACAGTTCTCCGGCGACGCCCAGTTCTTCGGGACGCAGTTCGCGGTGATGTCGTGGTTCGGGCCGGTCGTGTGTGGGCAGAGGGTTGATCTGTCTGGCGCGATATTCGAGGTGTCGGTGACGCTGGAAATCGCGGCGCGTGAGGTGCGCTGTGCCCGGACACGCTGGCAGTCGACGGCGATCGTGCGTCTGCGCTACGCCACAGCGGACCTCAGCCACGCGGCGCTGTCCTTCCCCGTAGCAATCACTGCTTACCCCGTGCCCTTCGCGGCCGAGGGCGACGCGCTAGTGAATGAGAGCCTGCTGACAGGCATCGCCGGGGTGCGAGTGGCTTCGTTGCAGGGGGTGGACGCTGCGCACCTGGTACTGACCGATATCGACCTGACCGACTGTCTGTTCTCCGGTGCCTTTCACCTTGACCAGCTCCGTCTGGTAGGCCGATGCTCCTTCGCCACTGCCCCCGTTGGCGTGCACCTCCACGGCATATGGCCGGTGCGGTGGACCCGCCGGCGCATCCTTGCCGAGGAGCACCACTGGCGTGCTCAGAACGCACGCCAGCCTCTCCCAGTACCGGGCCAAGCGCCCGCTTCTCTGTCCCTTGCCTGGCGCCCCGGCCCGCACCACCCCGACCCCGACCTCACCCCGGACCCGGAGGACGTGGCCGTCGTATACAGGCAGCTGCGCAAGGCATTCGAGGACGGCAAGGACGAACCGGGAGCGGCCGACTTCTACTACGGCGAGATGGAGATGCGCCGCCACGACCGCACCGGCACCCCGCCGGGAGAAAGGGGCTTGCTATTCGGCTACTGGCTACTCTCCGGCTATGGCCTGCGCTCCTCCCGTGCCCTGGCATGGCTGCTGGCCGCGATGTCCCTGACCGTACTGCTACTCATGGGCTTCGGCCTGACCTCCTACGAACCCGACCCCGCCACGGCTGGGACTCTCCACGGCAACAAGATCAACCTCACCACCAGTTCCCCCGCCCCTGCCCTCCACGGCGACTGGTCCCAGCGCATGACATGGCCCCGCACAGAGAAGGCCATCCGCGTTGCCATCAACTCCGTGGTCTTTCGCTCATCCGGCCAAAACCTCACGACTGCCGGTACCTACATCGAGATGGCCTCCCGCCTCCTGGAACCCACCCTCCTCGCCCTGGCTGTCCTCGCCGTACGCGGACGCATCAAACGCTGA